A genomic window from Serratia liquefaciens includes:
- a CDS encoding amino acid permease has translation MHNETTQLRRGLNARHIRFMALGSAIGTGLFYGSAGAIQLAGPAVLLAYLVGGAAVFMVMRALGEMAVHQPVSGSFGHYASHYLGPLAGFLTGWTYTFEMVIVALADVTAFGIYMGLWFPDVAQWVWVLSIIMFIGALNLCSVKVFGEMEFWLSLIKVAAIVAMIIGGAAVMLFGFGQTQHATGLSNLWQHGGFMPNGIGGVVASLAVVMFAFGGIEIIGITASEAKDPAKVLPKAINAVPIRILLFYVLTLLVLMAIYPWNSIGQNGSPFVEIFSNLGISSAANVLNVVVITAAISAINSDIFGAGRMMYGMAQEGQAPKSFTRLTGNGVPWMTVLVMSIALLLGVVLNYLIPKQVFMIIASIATFATVWVWLMILLSQIAMRRTLTPQEVSKLSFPVPWWPVAPALATVFMLFVIGLLGYFEDSRIALYVGLVWVAFLALAYWLWVRKKGGGSPVTSSPQY, from the coding sequence ATGCATAACGAAACAACACAACTCAGACGCGGACTAAACGCGCGGCATATCCGCTTTATGGCGCTCGGCTCAGCCATCGGCACCGGTCTGTTCTACGGCTCCGCCGGAGCCATCCAGTTGGCCGGCCCTGCGGTGCTGCTGGCATATCTGGTCGGCGGTGCAGCGGTCTTTATGGTGATGCGCGCGCTGGGTGAAATGGCGGTGCATCAGCCGGTCTCCGGCTCCTTCGGTCATTATGCCAGTCACTACCTTGGCCCCTTGGCCGGTTTCCTCACCGGCTGGACCTATACCTTCGAAATGGTGATTGTTGCCCTGGCAGACGTCACCGCCTTCGGCATCTATATGGGGCTGTGGTTCCCGGACGTCGCCCAATGGGTGTGGGTGCTCAGCATCATCATGTTTATCGGTGCGCTCAACCTGTGCAGCGTGAAAGTGTTCGGCGAAATGGAGTTCTGGCTGTCGTTGATCAAGGTGGCGGCGATTGTCGCGATGATCATCGGCGGGGCGGCGGTCATGCTGTTTGGCTTCGGTCAGACCCAGCACGCTACCGGCCTCAGCAACCTGTGGCAACACGGCGGCTTTATGCCTAACGGCATCGGCGGCGTGGTCGCTTCGCTGGCGGTGGTGATGTTCGCCTTCGGCGGCATTGAGATCATCGGCATTACCGCCAGCGAGGCAAAAGACCCCGCGAAGGTGCTGCCGAAAGCGATCAATGCGGTACCGATTCGCATTCTGTTGTTCTACGTGCTGACGCTGCTGGTGCTGATGGCAATTTATCCCTGGAACAGCATCGGCCAAAACGGCAGCCCGTTTGTTGAGATCTTCAGCAATCTGGGGATCAGTTCCGCCGCCAACGTGCTGAATGTGGTGGTGATCACCGCCGCCATTTCCGCCATCAACAGCGACATTTTCGGCGCCGGCCGCATGATGTACGGCATGGCGCAGGAAGGTCAGGCGCCCAAAAGCTTCACCCGCCTGACCGGCAACGGCGTGCCCTGGATGACGGTGCTGGTGATGTCCATTGCCCTGCTGTTGGGGGTGGTGCTCAATTACCTGATCCCAAAACAGGTGTTTATGATCATCGCCTCCATCGCCACCTTCGCCACCGTCTGGGTATGGCTGATGATCCTGCTGTCGCAGATCGCCATGCGCCGCACGCTGACGCCGCAAGAGGTCAGCAAACTGAGCTTCCCGGTGCCCTGGTGGCCGGTTGCACCGGCACTGGCGACGGTATTCATGCTGTTCGTCATCGGCCTGCTCGGTTACTTCGAAGACAGCCGCATCGCCCTGTACGTGGGGTTGGTGTGGGTAGCCTTCCTTGCCCTGGCTTACTGGTTGTGGGTGCGTAAAAAAGGCGGGGGTTCACCCGTCACGTCCTCACCACAGTATTAG
- the hutH gene encoding histidine ammonia-lyase, whose translation MKALTIRPGQLTLAQLREVYQHPVTLTLDDNAYAAIQQSVACVERIVEENRTTYGINTGFGLLASTRIAPEDLENLQRSIVLSHAAGVGAPTDDNLVRLIMVLKINSLSRGFSGIRLEVIQALMALVNAEVYPHIPLKGSVGASGDLAPLAHMSLVLLGEGKARYQGEWLPATEALAKAGLKPLTLAAKEGLALLNGTQVSAAFALRGLFDAEDLYAAATVTGCLTVEAALGSRSPFDARIHAVRGQRGQIDAAAAYRHLLGERSEVSDSHRNCEKVQDPYSLRCQPQVMGACLTQIRQASEVLEVEANAVSDNPLVFAEQGDVLSGGNFHAEPVAMAADNLALAFAEIGSLSERRISLMMDKHMSQLPPFLVDNGGVNSGFMIAQVTAAALTSENKALAHPASVDSIPTSANQEDHVSMAPAAGRRLWEMADNVRGILAVEWLAACQGLDLRKGLKTTESLEQARRVLREQVSYYDKDRFFAPDIEAASLLLATGHLTSLMPAALLPSQA comes from the coding sequence ATGAAAGCGCTGACTATCCGCCCAGGCCAACTGACACTGGCTCAGCTACGCGAAGTTTATCAACACCCGGTGACCCTGACGTTGGACGACAATGCCTACGCCGCAATCCAGCAGAGCGTGGCCTGTGTTGAACGCATTGTCGAAGAAAACCGCACCACCTACGGCATCAATACCGGCTTCGGCCTGCTGGCATCCACCCGTATCGCACCTGAAGATTTGGAAAATCTGCAGCGATCGATTGTGTTGTCACATGCCGCCGGCGTTGGCGCACCGACCGACGACAATCTGGTGCGCCTGATTATGGTGTTGAAGATCAACAGCCTGTCGCGCGGTTTCTCCGGCATCCGTCTGGAAGTGATCCAGGCACTGATGGCCTTGGTCAACGCCGAAGTCTATCCGCACATCCCGCTGAAGGGCTCCGTGGGCGCCTCCGGCGACCTGGCACCGCTGGCACACATGAGTCTGGTGCTGCTGGGCGAAGGCAAGGCCCGCTATCAAGGCGAATGGCTGCCCGCCACCGAAGCGCTGGCCAAAGCAGGCCTGAAGCCGCTAACGCTGGCGGCCAAAGAAGGCCTGGCGCTGCTGAACGGCACCCAGGTTTCCGCCGCCTTCGCGCTGCGCGGCCTGTTTGACGCAGAAGACCTGTACGCCGCAGCCACGGTCACCGGCTGCCTGACGGTGGAAGCCGCTCTGGGCTCTCGCAGCCCGTTTGACGCACGTATTCATGCGGTACGCGGCCAACGTGGCCAGATCGACGCCGCCGCCGCTTACCGCCACCTGTTGGGCGAACGCAGCGAAGTGTCCGACTCGCATCGCAACTGTGAAAAGGTACAAGACCCCTACTCCCTGCGCTGCCAACCGCAGGTGATGGGTGCCTGCCTGACGCAGATCCGCCAGGCCAGCGAAGTGCTGGAGGTCGAAGCCAATGCGGTGTCCGACAACCCATTGGTGTTCGCAGAACAGGGCGATGTCCTGTCCGGCGGCAACTTCCACGCCGAACCGGTCGCGATGGCCGCCGACAATCTGGCGCTGGCATTTGCCGAAATCGGCTCGCTGTCCGAGCGTCGCATCTCGCTGATGATGGATAAGCACATGTCGCAACTGCCGCCTTTCCTGGTGGACAACGGCGGCGTCAACTCCGGCTTTATGATTGCCCAGGTCACCGCCGCGGCGCTGACCAGCGAAAACAAAGCGCTGGCGCACCCGGCCAGCGTCGACAGCATCCCGACCTCCGCCAACCAGGAAGACCATGTTTCCATGGCACCGGCCGCAGGACGCCGCCTGTGGGAAATGGCGGATAACGTGCGCGGTATCCTGGCCGTCGAATGGCTGGCGGCCTGCCAGGGGCTGGATTTGCGCAAGGGCCTGAAAACCACCGAAAGTCTGGAGCAGGCACGCCGCGTGCTGCGCGAGCAGGTCAGTTACTACGACAAGGACCGTTTCTTCGCCCCCGACATTGAAGCTGCCAGCCTGCTGTTGGCAACCGGTCATCTGACCTCGCTGATGCCTGCGGCATTGCTGCCTAGCCAGGCATAA
- the hutU gene encoding urocanate hydratase: protein MTANNKVRNVDVRAPRGTKLNAKSWLTEAPLRMLMNNLDPEVAENPHELVVYGGIGRAARDWDCYDKIVATLKTLEEDETLLVQSGKPVGVFKTHSNAPRVLIANSNLVPHWATWEHFNELDAKGLAMYGQMTAGSWIYIGSQGIVQGTYETFVEAGRQHYDGSLQGRWVLTAGLGGMGGAQPLAATLAGACSLNIECQQSRIDFRLKTRYVDEQATDLDDALARIKKYTAEGKAISIALCGNAADILPELVRRGVRPDMVTDQTSAHDPLNGYLPKGWSWEEYRERAQTEPAQVVTAAKQSMAEHVEAMLAFQKMGVPTFDYGNNIRQMAKEMGVNNAFDFPGFVPAYIRPLFCRGIGPFRWAALSGDPQDIYKTDAMVKELIPDDEHLHRWLDMARERISFQGLPARICWVGLGQRAKLGLAFNEMVRSGELSAPIVIGRDHLDSGSVASPNRETESMQDGSDAVSDWPLLNALLNTASGATWVSLHHGGGVGMGFSQHSGMVIVCDGTDEAAERIARVLHNDPATGVMRHADAGYDIAIECAREQGLNLPMVAATQGDKA, encoded by the coding sequence GTGACTGCAAATAACAAAGTTCGCAATGTCGATGTACGCGCGCCACGCGGCACAAAATTAAATGCAAAAAGCTGGCTGACCGAAGCGCCGTTGCGCATGCTGATGAACAACCTCGATCCGGAAGTGGCGGAAAACCCGCATGAGCTGGTGGTCTACGGCGGTATCGGCCGCGCCGCGCGTGACTGGGACTGCTACGACAAAATTGTCGCCACCCTGAAAACGTTGGAAGAAGACGAAACGCTGCTGGTTCAGTCCGGCAAACCGGTCGGGGTATTCAAAACCCACAGCAACGCGCCACGGGTGCTGATTGCCAACTCTAACCTGGTGCCACATTGGGCCACCTGGGAACACTTTAACGAACTGGACGCCAAAGGTCTGGCCATGTATGGCCAAATGACCGCCGGCAGCTGGATCTACATCGGCAGCCAGGGCATCGTCCAGGGAACCTACGAGACCTTCGTGGAAGCGGGCCGCCAGCATTACGACGGCAGCCTGCAGGGCCGCTGGGTGCTGACCGCCGGTTTGGGCGGCATGGGCGGCGCGCAACCGCTGGCCGCCACGCTGGCAGGCGCCTGTTCACTGAACATCGAATGCCAACAAAGCCGTATCGATTTCCGTCTGAAGACCCGTTATGTCGATGAACAAGCGACAGATCTGGACGACGCGCTGGCTCGCATCAAGAAATACACCGCCGAAGGCAAAGCCATCTCCATCGCCCTGTGCGGCAATGCGGCAGACATTCTGCCGGAACTGGTGCGCCGCGGCGTGCGCCCGGACATGGTCACCGACCAGACCAGCGCCCACGACCCGCTGAACGGCTATCTGCCAAAAGGCTGGAGCTGGGAAGAGTACCGCGAACGTGCACAGACCGAACCTGCGCAGGTGGTGACCGCCGCCAAGCAGTCGATGGCAGAACACGTCGAAGCCATGCTGGCCTTCCAGAAGATGGGCGTACCTACCTTCGACTACGGCAACAACATTCGTCAGATGGCGAAAGAAATGGGCGTCAACAACGCCTTCGATTTCCCAGGCTTTGTGCCTGCCTATATCCGTCCGCTGTTCTGTCGCGGCATCGGCCCGTTCCGCTGGGCTGCACTGTCCGGCGATCCGCAAGACATCTACAAAACCGACGCTATGGTTAAAGAGCTGATCCCAGATGACGAGCATCTGCACCGCTGGCTGGATATGGCGCGCGAACGCATCAGCTTCCAGGGCCTGCCGGCACGTATCTGTTGGGTCGGCCTGGGCCAGCGCGCCAAGCTGGGCCTGGCATTCAACGAAATGGTGCGCAGTGGCGAACTGTCCGCCCCGATCGTTATCGGCCGCGACCACTTGGACTCCGGCTCGGTCGCCAGCCCGAACCGCGAAACCGAATCCATGCAGGACGGTTCGGACGCCGTTTCCGACTGGCCGCTGCTTAACGCCCTGCTCAATACCGCCAGCGGTGCGACCTGGGTTTCCCTGCACCACGGCGGTGGCGTCGGCATGGGCTTCTCGCAGCATTCCGGTATGGTTATCGTTTGTGACGGCACCGATGAAGCCGCCGAACGTATCGCCCGCGTGTTGCACAATGACCCAGCCACTGGCGTGATGCGTCACGCCGATGCCGGCTACGACATTGCGATTGAATGTGCCCGTGAGCAAGGTTTGAACCTGCCGATGGTGGCCGCGACTCAAGGAGACAAAGCATGA
- a CDS encoding MFS transporter — translation MAHSTELNIQQAIDDSKFSLFHWTLIILGFLILAIDGFDTAAMGYIAPSVAKDWGIVKQDLGPVLSAALLGLSLGALVAGPISDRIGRKRVLVFSCLFFGLSSLATAYAGSLNSLTLWRFLTGLGLGAAMPNAITLISEYAPKRCRSLAINTMYCGFPLGAAGGGAISSWLIPAYGWHSVLLLGAIAPLALTVLLILFLPESVKYMVNRGKEAAKIKRIAQRFVSQDLAQVTRFYLYEEKLAQSKTSVGLLFTRPYLTGTLMLWLTYFMGLVIYYVLLSWMPILMQGLGYQLEQSAILTSLFTFGGTLGILVAGWLMDRWNAHKVVSSGFVITALLIVAMATEDSHIVLLGTFIFLMGITMNGAQSGLQTLAATFYPTHSRATGIAWMQGIGRFGGVAGTMMGAQLLAMQWEVQSILMFLCVPALIAAIATVFKMTRRALLQPADKPV, via the coding sequence ATGGCTCATTCCACCGAGTTGAACATTCAGCAGGCCATCGACGACAGCAAATTCTCGCTGTTTCACTGGACTTTGATCATTTTGGGATTCCTGATCCTGGCCATTGATGGCTTTGACACGGCGGCCATGGGGTATATCGCCCCTTCGGTCGCCAAAGACTGGGGCATTGTGAAACAGGATCTGGGCCCGGTGCTGAGCGCCGCGCTGCTGGGCCTGTCCCTTGGCGCCCTGGTTGCCGGACCGATTTCCGACCGCATCGGCCGTAAGCGGGTACTGGTGTTTTCGTGCCTGTTCTTCGGCCTGTCGAGCCTGGCGACCGCCTACGCCGGTTCGCTCAATAGCCTGACGCTGTGGCGCTTCCTCACCGGCCTGGGGCTGGGGGCCGCGATGCCGAACGCTATCACGCTGATTTCCGAATATGCGCCAAAGCGCTGTCGTTCGTTGGCGATTAACACCATGTACTGCGGTTTCCCGCTCGGGGCGGCCGGCGGTGGCGCGATTTCGTCGTGGCTGATCCCGGCCTACGGCTGGCACAGCGTACTGCTGCTGGGCGCGATCGCTCCGTTGGCGCTGACGGTCTTGTTGATCCTGTTCCTGCCGGAATCGGTGAAATACATGGTAAACCGCGGCAAGGAGGCGGCAAAAATCAAACGCATTGCCCAGCGTTTCGTCAGCCAGGATCTCGCTCAGGTGACACGCTTTTATCTGTATGAAGAGAAATTGGCACAGTCCAAAACCAGCGTCGGCCTGTTGTTCACCCGCCCTTATCTGACCGGTACGCTGATGCTGTGGCTGACCTATTTTATGGGCCTGGTGATTTATTACGTGCTGCTGAGCTGGATGCCGATCCTGATGCAGGGGCTGGGCTATCAGCTGGAGCAGTCGGCCATTTTGACCTCGCTGTTCACCTTCGGCGGCACGCTTGGCATTCTGGTGGCCGGCTGGCTGATGGACCGCTGGAACGCCCATAAAGTGGTGTCGAGCGGCTTTGTGATCACCGCCCTGCTCATCGTGGCGATGGCGACCGAGGACAGCCATATCGTGCTGCTGGGCACCTTTATCTTCCTGATGGGCATCACCATGAACGGTGCGCAGTCCGGTCTGCAAACGCTGGCGGCCACCTTCTACCCGACCCACAGCCGTGCAACCGGCATAGCCTGGATGCAGGGCATCGGCCGTTTTGGTGGCGTGGCGGGAACCATGATGGGGGCACAGTTGCTGGCCATGCAGTGGGAAGTGCAGAGCATTTTGATGTTCCTGTGCGTGCCGGCGTTGATCGCCGCCATCGCCACGGTATTCAAAATGACCCGAAGAGCGCTGCTGCAACCAGCTGACAAACCCGTATAA
- the queE gene encoding 7-carboxy-7-deazaguanine synthase QueE, giving the protein MQYPINEMFQTLQGEGFFTGVPAIFIRLQGCPVGCSWCDTKHTWEKEANREVDMQRILVKTEESDAWGSASAEQLLAVMRQQGYTARHVVITGGEPCIYDLAPLTQLLEDNGYGCQIETSGTHEIRCSAKTWVTVSPKVNMRGGMKVLDQALQRADEVKHPVGRERDIEALDALLATLHDEKPRIIALQPISQKEEATRLCIETCIARNWRLSMQTHKYLNIA; this is encoded by the coding sequence ATGCAGTACCCGATTAATGAAATGTTCCAAACCTTGCAGGGCGAAGGCTTTTTCACCGGCGTTCCAGCCATCTTTATTCGCTTGCAGGGCTGCCCGGTAGGATGCAGCTGGTGCGACACCAAACATACCTGGGAAAAGGAAGCCAATCGGGAAGTCGACATGCAACGGATCCTGGTGAAAACCGAAGAAAGTGATGCCTGGGGCAGTGCCAGTGCCGAACAGCTGCTGGCGGTGATGCGTCAGCAAGGGTATACCGCACGCCACGTGGTGATCACCGGCGGCGAACCCTGCATTTACGATCTGGCCCCGTTGACCCAACTGCTGGAAGACAACGGTTACGGCTGCCAGATTGAAACCAGCGGCACCCACGAAATCCGGTGCTCGGCGAAAACCTGGGTGACGGTATCCCCCAAGGTGAATATGCGCGGTGGCATGAAGGTGTTGGATCAGGCTTTGCAACGTGCTGATGAAGTGAAGCACCCGGTTGGGCGTGAGCGCGATATCGAAGCATTGGATGCGTTGTTGGCGACGCTGCATGATGAGAAGCCGCGCATTATTGCACTGCAACCGATCAGCCAGAAGGAAGAGGCGACCCGTTTGTGCATTGAAACCTGCATTGCGCGCAACTGGCGGCTGTCGATGCAGACGCATAAATATCTGAACATCGCATAA
- the queD gene encoding 6-carboxytetrahydropterin synthase QueD codes for MATTLFKDFQFEAAHRLPHVPEGHKCGRLHGHSFMVRLEVTGEVDAHTGWVMDFAELKAVFSPIWERLDHHYLNDIPGLENPTSEVLAAWIWQQLKPQLPELTAVMVKETCTAGCVYKG; via the coding sequence ATGGCAACCACGCTGTTTAAAGATTTTCAGTTTGAAGCCGCCCACCGTCTGCCACACGTACCTGAGGGCCATAAATGCGGCCGTCTGCACGGGCATTCGTTTATGGTGCGTCTGGAAGTGACCGGTGAAGTGGATGCGCACACCGGTTGGGTGATGGATTTCGCCGAGCTTAAAGCCGTGTTCTCCCCTATTTGGGAGCGCTTGGATCACCATTATCTGAACGATATTCCAGGATTGGAAAATCCCACCAGCGAAGTGCTTGCCGCCTGGATCTGGCAACAGCTCAAACCTCAGTTGCCGGAGCTGACTGCGGTGATGGTGAAAGAAACCTGTACCGCAGGATGCGTGTATAAAGGTTAA